The DNA sequence cttactaaaaatatatatattgaggtgAGAAAGGAAGAATATTTTAaaggcacatatatatatactagcagtagggtaacgtccaagggacgtttgccttctttttttttttttatctagtgattgaggaagtgtttttttaatgatgttgtaaatattttatttttttaaaaaaatgtttatgatgattaaaaaaatacataaaaaaataaaagaaaaataaaaaagtgaaatacacattcaaggCATATTTTCGGGCAACTTTTTCGTTAGTTGTaacagttctctttagttaattaagaatattatcatatttaaattatgttaaaactctaattatttatatagttatacttttttaaaattatttaacaaaattttatcatttatttaatgatgaaatattagtattttataaattaaatttgataatttatttataatatgatatttatatgttaattatctattttaaattaatttaaatcaatatttaaatttttaccatttgttcaaatttggagagttatgataaagggttagatttaaatcctaaaaagtttaattttcgtctcgttttctctttctacctctctcaccttttttttttttttactaaatgattaaggaagtgttttttaatggttttgtgaattttttattttttaaaaaaaatgtttatgatgattaaaaaaatacatgaaaaaaaaagaaaagaaaaagaaaaaagtaaaatacagaTTCAGGACACATTTTCGAACTACTTTTTTggtagttgtagcagttctctttagttaattaagaatattatcatatttaaattatgttaaaactctaattatttatatagttttgcttttttaaaaatatttaacaaaatttcattatttatttaatgatgaaatattagtatttaaattaatttaaatcagtatttaaattttcaccattgatcaaatttggagagttatgatgaagggttagatttaaatcccaaaaagtttcttttcccctcactttctctttcttcctctttctccttcCGCTCAGCcacggcttctctctctctcactcgatCTCCTCCCTTAAGCAGTCGTGCGCCACCATGGGTGTCACCGACCACGTCACTGGCTTCCCCTCACACCGGCGAGCAAACCCCACTGTTGAAGCCCCTTGGCAGCTCCTCCCATCGCCGCACGTGagcaacccgaaatgggtctcaatGCTTGTGCCACTGCAGCATTGCAACACCACCATCGAGCTCCTCTTCCTCCGGCGATCACCCCCATGGACCCAAGCCACCGTCGAAGCCCCCATGGCAGCCCTCGTCTCCCTGCAACTCTCTCTCCCGCATGGGTCTCACACAGTTTCTCCACCATACTGCCGTCGTACGTTGTCCCTacaccaccgcaccaccaccatttAGCTTCTCTTCCTCCGGCGACCACTCCCATGGACCCAAGCCACCGTCGAAGCCCCCATGGCAGCTCTCGTCTCCTCGCAACTCCCTctcccgaaatgggtctctctGTTTATTGATCATTACATATAATTCAATTAAGATATTGTATGCAGTGATTTTGTGATCTGTTgtgatattttgtaataatttttgtgatattttgtggtgattttgtgaagaGGATTGCTGTGCGGATGTAGAGATGGATGAAGAAAGGAAGCGTAAAATAGGAATACTgtttatcattgttcattactgtttatcttactattcatcagatgatacacacttttaaatataaggagatatatatgcacacatatataaaaggttaattGGCATCCTAGTATAGTAAGGTCGGCAAAGATAGAAGCGTCAGATCGGCCAGACgatagtaattaattagttcatattttattattattattattattttctgtttgtgctatttatttgattcaatGATTGCGCTGATCTCTAGAATGGGCTTTGTTACTTTGAAATtggtggtacttgtgtaaaatcctgtatggtgtaagattttctaattgataaaaaaaagcacgtttgccacatttgtcaaattgaagaaaaaaataaagtgtaatttcgaatattaaaatagtctaatgtataagaataaaattattatttatttatgttcatcttaaaaatgtatagtaaaatttcatcctttatttaatgatgaaaaattagtattttataaattaaagttgatttttagtgtatgatataatattattctcttaaaaatgttcagtaaaactttatcttttatttaatgatgaaaaattagtattttataaattgaagttaattttaagtgtatgatataatatctatattttaattatctattttatgttagtttaaatcaatatttaaacttctactgttagattaaatttgaagattaaagatgaagtgttggaatttaaaatccaaaaactaatattttttcccacttttcctttctccctctctctcattccccatgcacgattgtggtattacgtcgcacattggcattcacacgaacgaacccaaaaagaaacagaaaaaccaaacaaacatgcgaagaaaaaaaaaaaaacctttaatgTTCATCGTTACTGttgataaatagtaataaaatatgcgaaaaaattaaaaaaaaaacaataaaaaaaaaaagtcttgttACTGTctattactgttgatgaacaataattaacAGTAATATAGATAGATacttttaagttataggaagATATATGGAGTATATATCTATGTATGTGGACTTggagtattatatatacaaaacaaaTGGGACAACATATATACAAAACGACGGTATCTTTAAAGTATTATTCAAACCCACGCACGTACGTAGTCGACGATTTTACACAAAATTCTGATCCTTCGtatgatctatatatttaaagagaCGGTTCACATTGCCAGAGTTTAcatctaagaaaagaaaagaaattaaataaatctttcTGAATATCTGAAAGGTGGAATTAATGGGAAACTTGTTGTAATTGCATATATACATGGTGGTAGTCATCATGGGTACATGCAGGGtctatttgagagagagagagagagagagagagagagagagctgggtcAATGTAAACATGCTCTTTTGTGGAATAATGGCACCGTTCCATTATTTGAAGGGGTCCAATTTGGTTGCATtttcaatgtatatatatgtgtgcgagTAGCACTAATGCTTAAAAGAATGTTTCACAGgcccattaaataaaataataatcgaTAACCTCAGAATTTTAAAGGGTTGACAAGTCTTGCACGTTTATATATGGTGAACACAAGGACCAGTTCACTTAAtttctctctataaatagggatgtGACCATCCAACATTTCTCATTCCCTCCCAAGCAATATCATTTACACAGATCAGTACTAAATTAAACGCAGAGATAGATCATAGCCTCGGATATGATGAACTCCAAGGTTGTTCCTAAGTACGCCATTGTAACTCTAGTCCTGTTGGCTTTCGCTTGTTCCTTCGCCTCTGCCTATGACCCCAGTCCCCTGCAGGACTTTTGTGTTGCAATTGACAATCCTGCTTCTGCCGGTATGTACACATGATTACTATTGCTATATTCTTTGATTGTATTTTCTGCATaatatcatgtgtatatatatagtcatgatgatacaaacattttcttttctttctttctgcaGTATTTGTGAATGGAAAGTTTTGCAAGGACCCAAAGCTTGTCACTGCTGATGATTTCTTCCGCTCAGTGAACATTCCCGGAAACACCACAAATAAAGTGGGGTCGAACGTTACCGCTGTGACAGTGGAACAATTACCAGGCCTCAACACCCTAGGCATATCCTTGGCTCGCATCGACTTTGCACCACGTGGCTTAAATCCTCCCCACACCCACCCTCGCGCCACTGAGTTTCTTATAGTCATAGAAGGTACTCTTCATGTTGGCTTTGTCACATCCAATGCAGATGGCAACCGCCTCTTCACCAAAGTTCTAAACAAGGGAGACGTCTTTGTGTTCCCAATTGGTCTCATTCACTTCCAGTTGAACGTGGGAAATACCAAGGCGGTTGCCTTTGCTAGTCTGAGCAGCCAGAATCCTGGGGTCATCACCATAGCCAATGCAGTCTTTGGATCCAATCCTCCCATCAATCAAGATGTTCTTACCAAGGCCTTCCAAGTGGACAAGAATCTGGTTAACTATCTTCAGCAACAGTTCTAACTAATtgcctaaaataaaatcatagatTTCAAGATATATTTGCAATAAACCATTAGATGGTGTGATTAAGTTTGTCAATGTTTCCCAGCTTGTAACctcattgaaattattttattgaaataaaatggttGTTTATAATTTACAGTCCCTTTGTTATAATCATCAACAAGTGTGATTGAACTTAATTGCATTTTGAATACGTTGAGACGTCAAGAGATATATCACTTGTAAAGGGCCCCGGCCTTGCTTCCTCATCTTCCGCCCCAAtgcaaaatatacaaaaataaataaataattacacgaatgaaaaatatattacacaTGAATTTAATGTATAGGAatcaaatgaatttatttcttgaaatgtataaaatgcCATGTAACGGTAATTCTTAGTCAATATtagaggaaaggaaaataaaaaagacaacaacATTTGCAAGTTTGTTTTTGGATTGTCCAAagcaaaattacaatattaattgaaGGAGTCGAATATGTATGGTATTTTCAATATATGCAAAATACTTGTAGCTGTTAAGAATGGTTCTCCCcattatataaacaaatttattaaaagctgatcaagaaTCTACCAAGTCTTACCTACTGATCCTTGAAAGGAAAGATAGAGACCGATTCATGAGTAACTCCCCTGCATAAATAGCTAGGCATGCACCCATGCATTATTCTTCACCAGCCCCTCACCCAAAGCAAGAATATCCGTACAGAATACTGATAGCCTCAAAGATAATGAAAGTGTTCCCAAGTATCTTGTAACTGTGGGTCCGTTGGCTTTGGCTTTGGCTGTCTGATCTGCCTCTGCCTAGCTATGATCCTAGTCCTCTTAGAGACTTTTGTATCGCAATCAAGTACGGTTCCAGTGCTGGTCGTTAGTACACTTAGTTCTCTCTGTGTtggaaatagtttgaattagcATCTGGATTGTGTTACTTTTGGCACCACATGTTTAATTTGTAACACCCAGGTCCTCGGAgaggtcggagagttactaccTGTCATCTAAGATCATCTTTCACAATATAAAAGGATATTCTGAAAGACTCCATAAACACAACctcttttaatttcaaaataacttcataaatataaatacttctATTACCACCAAAAATACATGAAACTCCTTCTTCACggtcatcaaaataataatctaacaaaTAGATCAACTCCTTAAGGCTTTAATAAAAGGGTCAACATCTCATTAACGAAATCGGTAAGACAAATTAATCTTCTAAATAGTAGTCTCCAAAAATTCAGCACTACTTGCATGCCCCCTCCATATAACAATCTTATTGGTTGCCCGCTTTcagtcttgatcctcagctgaaatattcaaatcatctgaaaaatattgtggagataaaggggtgagttatcaacaatttagtaagcagagaacatatactagtatgtaaacatgaacatttatcaaAATTCGGATagctgaacaaaatattttctttcagaatgcggAATCAGAATACTTGTTTTTGAaatgcaaaattaaaacatGTTACCAAAAGTATAAGAGCGAAACTCttagaaaacattcttattcaaaattgcCTTTGGCAGAgcataactgaacatattcatcttatcttatcaaatcataacagagaccatgtttaacccccatggtaagATTGTGCATTCTAcagaaagccaagcagaacataaatcaccataaatatcaaagcgattgcactcagaacagaaattCACTATTATATCATGTGACAGGGCCAtaggtcactattatattccGTGatagggctagaggtcactattatatcccatgacagggctagaggtcactattatatcacGTATCACGTGACAGGGTCAGAGTCCACTATTACCTCTTATGACAGGGCTAcatatcagaacaaaacagaatcaaaatcacatcagaatcagagtcagagtcaAAACAGAATtagaacatcatgccaaaagtttttcatatgCCAAATCATTCCGAAACATAGTACTGAACAAATTCAGATCacttcacattttccaaaacaaattcagaatatcttcccgtcacatgcaaaaattatcaatttccaTATTGACTCATATTTTCTCAGTTCAataacaaaatgtcaaaaataagatCATGtcttgtaacgacccgatccaaTATTATTCGGGATAagttattgataattttattgagtCATAAATTAGACTAATGGGCTAAGTGGGAATTGGCCCGAATATTTATAAGATaggttgtattatttttagaggTTGAGTCAGGCCTATAATTCACTCAAAAAGCCCAAAAACTCGTACTCCCTAAAATGAGTCCCACACCCGTTTCCTTTAAACCGTGAAAACCAACTTAGTTTATAATCAGTTTCTCTACCCCACACATATCCACtcccatgcacatgcacgtctcttttccTCTAGGTTTCCTCTTGATTCTCAAtcacctaaatatatatatatatatatatataaatatatatatatttatatattatgcttatCCCTTCTGCATGGAAAGAAAACATCTAGCCGCAAACCTCCCTTGAAGCCTTCCCCTCCATGTACGATGCACCCTGTCCAGAGCACCTCGTGCCGACTTGCATGCCTATAACCACCGTAGGAGGACCCATACACGTAAATCCCGATACCCCCACAACCTATTGCTTCGCAAACCACCATCACTCAAGCTCCCCCGCAGCGACTCCACACTGCCCAGACTTGCGTGAGCCTAGCCATTGAAAAATCACCAACGAAATACTCTGTTTTACTGCACCTAAACAGAGGAAGTATTCttccccaccgtgagccacgtcGCCAGCCACCCACGTCGCCAGCTCCTCCACGCCATTGCCACCTGCACAAAGATCACCGTCGGACCACCTCCCGGCCACTGTAGAAAGCGCCGACCAGTTTACGACCGTcgcccctcctctctctctctcggttgctTTTCGGTGTgacaaaactctctctctccctctcttagTGTCGCACCACCATGCTTAGAGGAGCCTCCTGTTACGCCGACCAGTCTACGACTGTtgcccctcctctctctctctcgattgcTTTTTGGCGTgaaagaactctctctctccctctcttagTGTCGCACCACCATGCTCAGAGGAGCCTCCTGTTGCGCCGCCAGAGCCACTGTGCCACGCAGCCCCTCCTGGTGAGCCTCTGCCTCGTACGTCTCCCCCCCACTCCCC is a window from the Juglans regia cultivar Chandler chromosome 7, Walnut 2.0, whole genome shotgun sequence genome containing:
- the LOC108979210 gene encoding germin-like protein subfamily 1 member 7, giving the protein MMNSKVVPKYAIVTLVLLAFACSFASAYDPSPLQDFCVAIDNPASAVFVNGKFCKDPKLVTADDFFRSVNIPGNTTNKVGSNVTAVTVEQLPGLNTLGISLARIDFAPRGLNPPHTHPRATEFLIVIEGTLHVGFVTSNADGNRLFTKVLNKGDVFVFPIGLIHFQLNVGNTKAVAFASLSSQNPGVITIANAVFGSNPPINQDVLTKAFQVDKNLVNYLQQQF